The Phycisphaerae bacterium RAS1 genome includes a region encoding these proteins:
- the gltP gene encoding Proton glutamate symport protein codes for MSSHPLPRSDSGPSAAPRRIALHWKILIALLLGIGGGLTANLAAPRAADGGTNPTLAWIADYVAYPIGQVFLRLIFMVVVPLVFAALVLGVAEMGDMRRLGRVGLRTLLLTLVLSTISVGIGITLVNSIRPGASLTAEKRDELRSQFAAGTSKTVEQAGKARTIRDSLLDFIPKNPLQEMVGAIDGSSPGGGMIAVMFFALIFGAALTLIPPDRAAPLINVLQGLLDVCLTLIALAMRLAPLGVAALVFNLAAVLGLDVLRTLLAYMLTVVIGLALQMLVVYGVTLAALARRSPFAFFMQASEAILTAFATSSSNAALPTALRVAETRLRIRPQTARFVLTVGATANQNGTALFEGVTVLFLAQLFGVSLSMEQQVTVAFMAIVAGIGTAGVPGGSLPLVAILLQQVNVPVEGIGVILGADRILDMCRTTVNVAGDLTIAACVDRSEASGCRS; via the coding sequence ATGTCATCCCATCCACTGCCGCGGTCTGATTCCGGTCCAAGCGCCGCGCCCCGGCGCATCGCCTTGCATTGGAAAATTCTGATCGCCCTTCTGCTGGGCATCGGCGGCGGCCTGACAGCAAATCTCGCCGCGCCGCGAGCTGCCGATGGTGGAACCAACCCCACTCTGGCGTGGATCGCCGACTACGTCGCGTACCCCATCGGCCAGGTCTTCCTCCGGCTGATATTCATGGTGGTCGTCCCGCTGGTTTTCGCCGCGCTGGTGCTGGGCGTCGCGGAAATGGGCGACATGCGGCGGCTGGGGCGCGTCGGTCTGCGCACGCTGTTGCTGACGCTGGTCTTGTCGACCATTTCGGTTGGCATCGGCATCACCCTGGTCAACTCGATCCGTCCCGGCGCGAGCCTCACGGCGGAAAAACGCGACGAGCTCCGCAGCCAGTTCGCCGCCGGCACGTCCAAAACAGTCGAGCAGGCCGGCAAAGCCCGGACGATCCGCGACAGCCTGCTCGACTTCATCCCGAAAAATCCGCTTCAGGAGATGGTCGGCGCCATCGACGGCAGCTCGCCCGGCGGCGGCATGATCGCGGTGATGTTCTTCGCCCTGATCTTCGGCGCCGCGCTGACGCTCATCCCACCCGATCGCGCCGCTCCGCTCATCAACGTTTTGCAAGGGCTGCTCGACGTTTGCCTGACGCTGATCGCATTGGCCATGCGGCTCGCCCCGCTCGGCGTGGCGGCCCTGGTCTTCAACCTCGCGGCCGTTCTGGGGCTGGACGTGCTGCGCACGCTGCTGGCCTACATGCTGACGGTGGTCATCGGCCTGGCGCTTCAAATGCTCGTGGTGTACGGCGTCACGCTCGCGGCGCTCGCCCGCCGCAGCCCGTTTGCCTTCTTCATGCAGGCCAGCGAGGCGATTCTGACGGCCTTCGCCACCAGCTCGTCGAACGCGGCCCTGCCGACCGCGCTGCGCGTCGCCGAAACGCGCCTGCGCATCCGCCCGCAAACCGCGCGATTCGTCCTGACCGTCGGCGCCACCGCCAACCAGAACGGCACCGCCCTCTTCGAAGGCGTCACCGTGCTTTTTCTGGCGCAGCTATTCGGTGTGTCTCTTTCCATGGAACAGCAGGTCACGGTCGCATTCATGGCGATTGTGGCCGGCATTGGAACCGCCGGCGTGCCCGGCGGCTCGCTGCCCCTGGTCGCAATCTTGCTACAGCAAGTCAACGTGCCGGTTGAGGGCATCGGCGTCATCCTCGGCGCCGATCGGATTCTCGACATGTGCCGCACCACGGTGAACGTGGCCGGCGACCTGACCATCGCCGCCTGCGTGGATCGCAGCGAAGCATCCGGCTGCCGCAGCTAG
- a CDS encoding Radical SAM superfamily protein codes for MPNPLQVAFAFHPRRWRDFFYAYPVISRRSKGLSIGINLNPDGACNFDCLYCSVDRTITPPVGDVDLERLDTELRWLLDRREALFDEPEFRGVPAAYRRLNDVAFSGDGEPTASPLFNAAARLVAKRLSDARLPDVKIVVITDACYLTRPAVAATLAFLDDHCGEVWAKLDAGTEAYFREVNRPNTTLQHVLDNILAAARIRPIVIQSLFMMLDGAGPGRAEIEAYVSRLRDLLAAGASIRLVQVYTVARRVASPRASPLAEPELELIAARVRELGLAAEVFS; via the coding sequence ATGCCAAATCCCCTCCAGGTTGCGTTTGCCTTTCACCCGCGTCGTTGGCGCGACTTTTTCTATGCCTATCCGGTTATCTCGCGCCGCAGCAAGGGCTTAAGCATCGGTATAAACCTCAATCCAGACGGCGCGTGCAACTTCGATTGCCTCTACTGCTCGGTCGACCGAACCATCACTCCCCCGGTTGGCGACGTCGATCTCGAGCGACTGGACACCGAGCTTCGTTGGTTGCTCGACCGCCGGGAGGCGCTCTTCGATGAACCGGAGTTTCGCGGCGTTCCGGCCGCGTATCGGCGGCTGAACGATGTGGCGTTCTCAGGCGACGGCGAACCGACCGCATCTCCGCTCTTCAACGCCGCTGCCCGGCTCGTGGCGAAGCGCCTCTCGGACGCCCGGCTGCCGGACGTGAAGATCGTCGTTATCACCGATGCGTGCTATCTGACCCGCCCCGCGGTGGCGGCGACGCTGGCGTTTCTCGATGACCACTGTGGCGAAGTCTGGGCCAAGCTTGACGCCGGCACCGAAGCGTATTTTCGCGAAGTCAATCGACCCAACACGACGCTGCAACACGTCCTCGACAATATCCTGGCGGCCGCCCGAATTCGGCCAATCGTGATTCAGTCGCTCTTCATGATGCTGGACGGGGCCGGTCCGGGCCGCGCGGAGATCGAGGCCTACGTCAGCCGCCTGCGCGATCTGCTCGCCGCCGGCGCGTCGATTCGGTTGGTGCAGGTGTACACCGTCGCGCGCCGCGTTGCATCGCCGCGCGCATCGCCGCTCGCGGAGCCTGAGCTGGAACTCATCGCGGCTCGCGTACGCGAGCTGGGCCTCGCCGCGGAAGTATTTTCCTGA
- the hcf136_2 gene encoding Ycf48-like protein has product MSSVRVLVGTKKGAFILTSDGQRKRWSVSGPHFAGWEIYHIKGSAADPNRVYASQTSGWFGQIIQRSRDGGKTWEQPGTPPGAPTTTPDGMPMGESNKFVYDDSPATGKPVGTHQWYDGTQHPWEFKRVWHVEPSLSDPNTVYAGVEDAAIFRSTDGGKSWHELAGLRGHESGPRWQPGAGGMGVHTIVQDPKNPGRMYVAISAAGVFRTDDAGRTWRPINRGLSSKYLPEPTPEVGFCVHRIAMNPARPETLFMQLHWNVCRSDDAGENWRKISGNLPSDFGFPIAVHAHQPETVYVVPILSDSLHYPPDGKLRVYRSRVGGNEWEPMTRGLPQGDCYVNILRGAMSVDTLDECGVYFGTTGGQVYASADGGETWMAIVRDLPAVLSVEAQTLR; this is encoded by the coding sequence ATGAGCAGCGTCCGTGTCCTCGTCGGCACGAAGAAAGGCGCCTTCATTCTGACGTCGGACGGTCAGCGAAAACGCTGGTCAGTAAGCGGGCCGCACTTCGCCGGCTGGGAGATTTATCACATCAAGGGTTCGGCCGCCGATCCCAACCGCGTCTACGCCTCGCAGACAAGCGGCTGGTTCGGCCAGATCATCCAGCGTTCCCGCGACGGCGGAAAGACATGGGAACAGCCCGGCACGCCGCCGGGCGCGCCGACCACCACGCCGGACGGCATGCCCATGGGTGAAAGCAACAAGTTCGTGTATGACGACAGCCCCGCCACCGGCAAGCCGGTCGGGACGCACCAGTGGTACGACGGAACTCAGCATCCGTGGGAGTTCAAGCGAGTCTGGCACGTCGAGCCGTCACTGTCTGACCCGAACACGGTCTACGCCGGCGTGGAGGACGCAGCCATTTTTCGCTCGACGGACGGGGGGAAATCCTGGCACGAGCTGGCCGGACTGCGCGGTCATGAGTCCGGCCCGCGCTGGCAGCCGGGGGCCGGCGGAATGGGCGTTCACACGATCGTGCAGGACCCGAAGAACCCCGGCCGTATGTACGTCGCTATTTCCGCCGCCGGCGTCTTCCGCACGGACGACGCCGGCAGAACCTGGCGGCCGATCAACCGCGGGCTTTCATCAAAATACCTGCCCGAGCCGACGCCGGAGGTCGGCTTCTGCGTCCACCGCATCGCGATGAACCCGGCCCGGCCCGAAACGCTCTTCATGCAGCTTCACTGGAACGTCTGCCGCAGTGATGACGCGGGTGAGAACTGGCGGAAAATCAGCGGCAATCTGCCGAGCGATTTTGGATTTCCGATTGCGGTGCACGCACACCAGCCGGAGACGGTCTACGTCGTGCCGATTCTCAGCGACTCGCTGCACTACCCGCCGGATGGAAAGCTGCGCGTCTATCGCAGCCGCGTCGGCGGCAACGAGTGGGAGCCGATGACGCGCGGCCTGCCGCAGGGAGACTGCTATGTGAACATTCTGCGCGGCGCGATGTCGGTGGACACACTCGACGAGTGCGGCGTCTACTTTGGAACCACCGGCGGGCAGGTTTATGCGTCAGCGGATGGGGGCGAGACATGGATGGCAATCGTGCGCGATCTGCCGGCGGTGCTGTCGGTTGAGGCGCAGACGCTTCGCTAA
- the glpX gene encoding Fructose-1,6-bisphosphatase class 2: protein MSVKLSIEDLEPERLMGLELVRASEAAALNVFRWIGKGDKISADAAATDAIRGMLNLVDMCGTCTIGEGIKDEAPGIFVGEQLGTWKEGSPALSIAVDPIDGTTLTSKGLPGALSVLAAAQTERTEDRALLAVPSVYMEKIAVGPKVREGTGTIRLDAPVDQNLELIALKLGKRVRDLVVCTLDRPRHEKLVNDIRRTGASIRLIGDGDVAGAIGPCMPDSPIDVYMGTGGSPEAVLAAAAIKCLGGEILARMWPRDENERKTLESQGYSDAMRRVYSTTDLAVGDGIVFVATGITDNAMLRGVTVNGHIATTHSIVMRARSRTVRYIKAFHDLTRKTIRLASEPQETRL, encoded by the coding sequence ATGTCGGTCAAGCTGTCAATCGAGGACCTGGAGCCGGAACGACTGATGGGGCTGGAACTGGTTCGCGCCTCTGAGGCGGCGGCGCTGAACGTGTTTCGCTGGATCGGCAAGGGAGACAAGATTTCGGCTGACGCCGCGGCGACCGACGCCATCCGCGGCATGCTGAACCTGGTGGACATGTGCGGCACGTGCACGATCGGGGAGGGCATCAAGGACGAGGCGCCCGGCATTTTTGTCGGCGAGCAGCTCGGCACGTGGAAGGAAGGCTCGCCGGCGCTGAGCATCGCCGTGGATCCGATCGACGGCACGACGCTCACGTCGAAGGGTCTGCCCGGCGCGCTGAGCGTGCTGGCCGCGGCCCAGACGGAACGGACCGAAGATCGGGCGCTGCTCGCGGTGCCCAGCGTGTACATGGAGAAGATCGCGGTGGGACCGAAGGTGCGCGAGGGCACCGGAACCATCCGGCTCGACGCCCCCGTCGATCAGAATCTGGAGCTGATCGCGCTCAAGCTCGGGAAGCGCGTCCGCGACCTAGTCGTCTGCACGCTCGATCGTCCGCGGCATGAGAAGCTGGTCAACGACATCCGCCGCACCGGCGCGTCGATTCGCCTGATCGGCGACGGCGACGTAGCCGGCGCCATCGGCCCGTGCATGCCGGACAGCCCGATCGACGTCTACATGGGCACGGGCGGCTCGCCCGAAGCCGTGCTGGCCGCGGCGGCCATCAAGTGCCTCGGCGGCGAAATCCTGGCCCGGATGTGGCCGCGCGACGAAAATGAGCGTAAGACGCTGGAGTCCCAGGGCTACAGCGACGCCATGCGCCGGGTCTATTCAACCACCGATCTGGCGGTGGGCGACGGAATCGTCTTCGTCGCCACGGGCATCACGGACAACGCGATGTTGCGGGGAGTGACGGTGAACGGCCACATCGCGACGACGCACTCGATCGTGATGCGCGCCCGTTCGCGCACCGTGCGCTACATCAAGGCGTTTCATGATCTGACGCGCAAGACGATTCGGCTGGCGTCGGAGCCGCAGGAGACGAGGCTCTGA